Part of the Terriglobales bacterium genome, TTGAACCCAACCAGTGTCATCCCCAACCGACTTCAGTCGGTGAGGGACCTGCTTTTCCCATATGAAAGCAGTCCACCACACACACGAGGCCCGCTGGTGGGAGACGATGCCCGACGGCCGTCTGCACTGCTATCTCTGCCCACGGCATTGTCACATCGGCGACGGCCAGACCGGTTTCTGCTTCATCCGCAAGAACCAGGCCGGACGCCTGTTGCAACTCGGCTACGGCCGCCCCGCCGCCGTGCAGATCGACCCGGTCGAGAAGAAGCCGCTCAGCCACTTCTTCCCCGGCACCCAGATCTTTTCCATGGGCACCGCCGGCTGCAACATGGGCTGCTTCTTCTGCCAGAACTGGGACATCTCCAAGGCCAAGTCCGACCAGGTCAACGCCGCCGACCTCTCGCCCGCACAGGTGGTCGCGCTGGCCGAGCAGTACGGATGCCCGCATCTGGCCTTCACCTACAACGAGCCCACCATCTGGGGCGAGTACGTCATCGACATCTCCAGGGTCGCCCACGAGCGCGGCCTGAACACGGTGATGGTCACCAACGGCTACATCACCCGCGAGGCCTTTTTCGACGTCTACGAGCACATCGACGCCGCCAACGTGGACCTGAAGGCCTTCACCGAGAATTTCTATTCCAAGATCACCCTCACCCACCTGCAGCCGGTGCTGGAGACGCTGAAGTGGCTGCGTCACGAGACCAACGTCTGGTTCGAAGTCACCAACCTCATCATCCCCACCTTGAACGACGAGGAGTCGGAGTTCAAGCAACTCTGCGACTGGATGCTGAACAACATCGGCGACGACGTGCCTCTGCACTTCACCGCCTTTCATCCCGACTTCAAGCTCCAGGACAAGCCGCCGACTCCGCCCGAGACCCTGCATCGCGCCCGCCGCATCGCCATGCAGATGGGCCTGAAGTACGTTTACGAGGGCAACATCTTCAGCGACGGCGCCAACACCATCTGCCCCGGCTGCAAGAAAGTCATCGTGCGCCGCTCCTGGCACAGCGTGCTCACCAACCAGCTCAAGGAAGGGAAGTGCGCCCACTGCGGCACGGCTATCGCCGGCGTCTTCACCCAGGCGCAGGTCGAGCAGCGCCGCGAAGTCAACCACCTCCACCCGGTCGGCTGACCCCTTAACTTCCGATCCTGCCCTGTTAACAACAGGCGTCTGCTTCCAGTATCATTGCGCCCCTCTGGTCCCCGGGGGTGGGGACGACTGCCTTACAGATCTGTGATTCGACTTTCCTTGAAGGAGCAAACCATGAAGAAGACAGTTTGTCTTGCTGCCGTGCTATGTATTGCGGCCTTGTTGCTGCCTGCGCTGCTCGTCGCCCAGGCTGCGCCCAACCGGCCCTTTCACGATGGGACCGTGTGGAACATCACATTCGTGAAGGTGAAACCTGGCGTCGGCCTGAAGTACATGAACTACCTCGCCAGCGACTGGAAGAAGGAACAGGAAGCTCTGAAGAAAGCCGGGCTGATCCTCAGCTACAAGGTCATTGCCACCGAGGCGCATGGCACCAGCGATTGGGACCTGATGCTGATGACGGAATTCAAGGACCTGGCGAGCCTGGAAGCCAACCAGGACAAGATGGAGGCGGTCGCAACTCAGGCCCTGCAGTCGAACGATCAGAAGATGATCGAGGGCTATCAGGAGCGCGCCAGTTGGCGGGAGATTGTGGGTGAGCGACTGTCGCGCGAGATCATCCTGGAATCGAAAGCAAAATAGTTCGAAGCGCAGACGGGGTCTGCCAGTATCCGCGCGTGCCCCACCCAAGCCTGCTGTTGGCTTGGGTGGGCAATCTGTTGAGCGCCGAGAAGACGCTCACAGCCGTTTCGGCCCGAACGCTCGCGCCAGCAAAGTGAACTGAGTACTGAGTGCTTGGTACTGAGTACCGGGTACTGAGTACCGGGTACTGAGTACTTGGTACTGAGTACTTGGTACTGAGTACTTGGTACTGAGTACTTGGTACTTGGTACTTGGTGCTTGGTGCTTGGTACTTGGTACTTGGTACTTGGTACTTGGTACTTGGTACTTCTTCTACAGCTCCGCCTTCTTGAACTCCGCCTTCAGGAACTTCAGGAATCTTTGCCGTTCGGCGGGCTCCAATGACGCCACCAGCGGCACCAGCCGGGCCTTCTCCCTCGTCACCAGCTCTCGCCCCGCGTTCAGCACGATTGATCCTAGCTGCGCCTCCGTCACGATGGCGATGTTCTCCACCAGCTTCCGCAGGTACGGGTTCCGCAGCCGCTCCATCGTCACTTCATATCCATTCACCACGAACGGCTCGAACTCCAGCAATTCCAGCGTGATCTGTACCCCGGGGCCCATGAGGCCGCGGAACAACCGGCCCAGCCGTAGGTTCGTCTCCGCTCCCTTGTAGCTCGGCCAGAGCACCCCGCGCAGCCGCCTCAGCACGCAATCCGTCTCGCCGACGTACACCACGCTCCGCATGCCCGGCCGGTCCACTCGCCAGCAGTACACCGCCGGCCCCACGTACCTCCGCCGCAGGAACTTGGTCGTCTTCTGCGGAAACCGGTACGGCTGCCCCGCCGCCGCCATCACCGGCCTCCACCGCATCTCGATATCGAGTTCCTTACTCACAATTCCAAACCTTTCCCACTGTCATCCCGAGCGGGCTTCAGCCCCGAGGGACTTGCTGTTCGCCAAAAACCCCAGTGTCATCCCGAGGGGCT contains:
- the amrS gene encoding AmmeMemoRadiSam system radical SAM enzyme, yielding MKAVHHTHEARWWETMPDGRLHCYLCPRHCHIGDGQTGFCFIRKNQAGRLLQLGYGRPAAVQIDPVEKKPLSHFFPGTQIFSMGTAGCNMGCFFCQNWDISKAKSDQVNAADLSPAQVVALAEQYGCPHLAFTYNEPTIWGEYVIDISRVAHERGLNTVMVTNGYITREAFFDVYEHIDAANVDLKAFTENFYSKITLTHLQPVLETLKWLRHETNVWFEVTNLIIPTLNDEESEFKQLCDWMLNNIGDDVPLHFTAFHPDFKLQDKPPTPPETLHRARRIAMQMGLKYVYEGNIFSDGANTICPGCKKVIVRRSWHSVLTNQLKEGKCAHCGTAIAGVFTQAQVEQRREVNHLHPVG